A genomic window from Paenibacillus sp. FSL K6-0276 includes:
- a CDS encoding class I SAM-dependent RNA methyltransferase encodes MSKLQLIATAPMGLEAVVARELNELGYETTVENGRVLFSGDYIDICRCNLWLRTSDRVLVKMGQFPAKTFDELFEGVKALPWEEWIPENGEFPVEGRSHKSQLTSVPACQGIVKKAIVEKLKLSYHTDWFPENGPRYVIEVILLNDIALITLDTTGPALHKRGYRRQATEAPLKETMAAALIQLSRWNGHRPLYDPCCGSGTLLIEAAMIAWNIAPGLRRSFPSEHWPVIPKYLWEEAREEAFDAVRDDYPLQLTGTDIDPAAIEIAEAAAKSAGLSGEITFTVMAAAKARPQGEYGCIITNPPYGERISNDKEVEKLTRQFGEMMLYLPTWSFFAISPYKEFEQYYGRKADKRRKLYNGRIECQYYQYLGPLPPRNPK; translated from the coding sequence TTGAGCAAATTACAATTAATCGCTACTGCCCCTATGGGTTTAGAAGCTGTAGTAGCGCGCGAATTAAACGAACTGGGTTATGAGACCACGGTCGAGAACGGTCGGGTATTGTTCAGCGGTGATTATATCGACATCTGTCGCTGTAATTTGTGGCTGCGTACATCCGACCGCGTATTAGTAAAAATGGGTCAATTCCCGGCCAAAACCTTCGATGAGTTATTCGAGGGTGTTAAAGCCCTACCTTGGGAAGAATGGATTCCTGAGAATGGAGAGTTCCCGGTTGAAGGACGATCCCATAAATCACAACTAACGAGTGTACCTGCTTGCCAAGGGATTGTCAAAAAAGCGATCGTCGAGAAGCTGAAGCTCTCCTATCATACGGACTGGTTCCCAGAGAACGGACCTCGATATGTGATCGAAGTGATTTTGTTAAATGATATCGCTCTGATTACGTTAGACACCACTGGGCCCGCTCTTCACAAACGCGGATATCGCAGACAGGCTACAGAAGCGCCACTGAAGGAAACGATGGCTGCAGCTTTAATCCAGCTTAGCCGCTGGAATGGCCACCGACCGCTATATGATCCATGCTGTGGTTCAGGAACACTGTTAATTGAAGCCGCCATGATCGCTTGGAACATCGCACCGGGACTTCGTCGTTCATTCCCTTCCGAACATTGGCCAGTCATTCCTAAGTATCTTTGGGAAGAAGCTCGTGAAGAAGCCTTCGATGCCGTCCGAGACGATTATCCTTTGCAGCTAACCGGCACTGATATCGATCCTGCTGCCATAGAAATTGCTGAAGCCGCTGCTAAAAGCGCCGGCTTGTCCGGAGAAATCACCTTCACCGTGATGGCTGCCGCCAAAGCAAGACCCCAAGGCGAATATGGTTGTATCATCACCAACCCGCCATATGGTGAACGGATCAGTAATGACAAAGAGGTTGAGAAGCTGACTCGCCAGTTTGGCGAAATGATGCTATATCTACCTACTTGGTCATTCTTTGCCATTAGCCCTTACAAGGAATTCGAACAATATTACGGACGTAAGGCGGACAAACGTCGTAAGCTGTATAACGGACGTATTGAGTGTCAATATTATCAATACTTGGGTCCACTTCCACCTAGAAATCCGAAATAA
- a CDS encoding O-methyltransferase → MLTQEEYSEQLYTEDEILLQVKETIVQAGMPPVSVEPGYGRLLTMLVRLSRSTRILEIGALGGYSGICLSRGFTEGGTLTSLELRADYAELARRNLELAGFGDTTEYRIGPAMDSLKALEAEGAKFDFFFIDADKMNYPNYLEYAIKLANPGAIIAGDNIFLRGRTLNTDRNGPAILAVRHFNEMIATDERLISTCLPAYDGLALAMVK, encoded by the coding sequence ATGCTTACTCAAGAAGAATACAGTGAACAACTTTATACCGAGGACGAAATTCTGCTTCAAGTAAAAGAAACGATTGTCCAAGCAGGTATGCCGCCAGTGTCTGTCGAGCCGGGGTATGGAAGACTGCTCACCATGCTTGTTAGACTGTCCCGCTCCACGCGTATTTTGGAAATTGGCGCACTTGGCGGTTACAGCGGGATTTGTTTATCTCGCGGTTTCACTGAAGGTGGCACGCTGACTTCGCTAGAGCTGAGGGCCGATTATGCCGAGCTTGCTCGCCGTAATTTAGAACTGGCAGGCTTCGGGGATACTACGGAGTATAGAATAGGACCCGCAATGGACAGCCTGAAGGCACTAGAAGCAGAGGGCGCTAAGTTCGATTTCTTTTTCATTGACGCAGATAAGATGAACTACCCTAACTACTTGGAATATGCCATCAAGCTGGCTAACCCAGGAGCGATTATTGCTGGTGATAATATTTTCCTCCGCGGACGGACGCTAAATACAGATAGAAATGGGCCTGCTATTCTGGCTGTACGGCATTTCAATGAAATGATCGCCACTGATGAACGTCTCATCAGCACCTGCCTGCCAGCCTATGATGGATTGGCGCTGGCAATGGTGAAATAG
- a CDS encoding MFS transporter: protein MKKWETWKVNLLVLWFGQFLVNAGMTMITPFLALYLAKDLGVQGEHEIGIWAGLIFAANFLTSFIFQPLWGKLADKYGRKIMLLRSSFGMAIVMVLMGFAQSPMQLLLLRLLNGTISGFNPASIALVSGTTPKARMGFSMGLMQSGSVAGTILGPLIGGLLADLIGFRPIFYVVGALLFIASLLALFLVKEKFDRAEAAQEPQVSVLEGLKELIKIPQLPALFGVTFLLQFAMISPMALLPLYVEKLNGPAENIAFLAGMVSAVTGISNMLASPLLGKLSDKVGAHRILTYALIGASLFLIPQAFVTSVWQLIIVRFLMGIFMGGLLPSVNALIRSYTPDGKESRAFGFNGSTLSLGNMLGAIIGGFLSGYIGIEGLFIISGSLLLLNTIWVRLKLYKATPPRLFR, encoded by the coding sequence TTGAAGAAATGGGAGACATGGAAGGTCAACCTCTTAGTGCTTTGGTTCGGACAATTCTTGGTGAATGCCGGAATGACGATGATTACACCGTTCCTGGCCTTGTATCTTGCTAAGGATCTTGGTGTCCAAGGAGAGCACGAAATCGGAATTTGGGCGGGTCTTATTTTTGCCGCAAACTTTTTAACCTCTTTCATTTTCCAGCCACTATGGGGGAAACTTGCTGACAAATATGGTCGTAAAATCATGCTCCTGCGCTCCAGCTTTGGTATGGCTATCGTCATGGTGTTGATGGGCTTCGCACAATCGCCTATGCAACTGCTCTTACTGCGTCTGCTGAACGGTACAATCTCTGGCTTCAATCCCGCTTCCATCGCGCTCGTTTCGGGTACTACTCCGAAAGCACGTATGGGATTTTCGATGGGTCTGATGCAGTCGGGCTCTGTTGCGGGGACCATTCTCGGACCACTGATTGGTGGCTTACTTGCCGATTTAATCGGATTTCGGCCGATCTTTTATGTCGTTGGTGCCTTGCTATTTATCGCCTCTCTGCTGGCGTTATTTCTCGTTAAAGAAAAATTCGACCGTGCAGAAGCAGCGCAAGAGCCGCAGGTTTCAGTACTTGAAGGCTTGAAGGAATTGATCAAGATTCCTCAGCTCCCAGCGCTGTTCGGTGTAACCTTTCTGTTGCAATTTGCAATGATCAGCCCTATGGCCTTGCTGCCACTTTATGTAGAAAAGTTAAATGGACCTGCTGAGAATATAGCCTTCTTAGCCGGAATGGTCAGCGCAGTTACAGGGATCTCCAATATGCTGGCTTCTCCCTTGCTCGGCAAGCTAAGTGACAAAGTCGGCGCACATCGTATTCTAACCTACGCGTTAATTGGAGCTTCGCTGTTCCTGATTCCGCAGGCGTTCGTTACCAGCGTGTGGCAGCTAATTATAGTCCGCTTCCTCATGGGAATCTTTATGGGCGGGCTACTGCCCAGTGTTAATGCGCTTATCCGTTCTTATACACCTGATGGGAAAGAAAGCCGCGCATTCGGCTTCAACGGCAGCACACTGTCACTAGGAAATATGCTGGGAGCTATCATAGGCGGCTTTCTATCCGGTTATATTGGTATTGAGGGACTTTTTATCATATCCGGCAGTTTGTTGCTGTTAAACACCATATGGGTCCGGCTTAAGCTATACAAAGCTACTCCGCCGCGGCTATTTCGCTAA
- the hemE gene encoding uroporphyrinogen decarboxylase encodes MTYNDTFIRACRKQDTEHVPVWYMRQAGRYDPEYRKIKEKYSLLEICKQPELAAEVTLMPVRKLGVDAAILYSDIMNPVASIGVEFDIVKDIGPVIENPIRSAADVERLRPIDVEGDLGHILETIAILDKELDVPLITFAGAPFTIASYLIEGRPSKGYIRTKELMYSEPRVWEMLMDKLGDMIIAYLRSHVRSGGKAFQLFDSWVGALAPRDFEKYVLPTVSRIFSELSDLDVPKIYFPGVSSGELLPSLTNLQADVIGLDWRVSLSEGRRRTGRKFAIQGNLDPYLLTAPMDVLKDHAKQLIDEGVREPGYIFNLGHGLFPEASLDKLRELTEYIHDYSQEVLKESAKLPIKS; translated from the coding sequence ATGACCTACAACGACACTTTTATCCGCGCCTGCAGAAAGCAGGATACGGAGCACGTTCCCGTATGGTACATGCGGCAGGCCGGCCGTTATGATCCCGAGTACCGTAAAATCAAGGAAAAGTATTCACTGCTTGAAATCTGCAAACAGCCTGAGTTGGCGGCGGAAGTAACCTTGATGCCTGTGCGCAAGCTAGGTGTGGACGCGGCCATTTTGTATTCCGACATTATGAATCCGGTCGCTTCTATCGGAGTGGAATTTGATATCGTTAAAGATATCGGTCCTGTGATCGAGAACCCGATTCGCTCTGCGGCAGATGTCGAGAGACTTAGACCCATTGATGTTGAAGGGGACCTCGGCCATATTTTAGAAACTATTGCTATCCTTGATAAGGAGCTGGACGTGCCCTTGATTACTTTTGCAGGCGCACCGTTTACAATTGCCAGCTATCTGATCGAAGGCAGACCCTCTAAAGGATATATCCGTACTAAAGAGCTAATGTACAGTGAACCTCGTGTCTGGGAAATGCTGATGGACAAGCTCGGCGATATGATTATCGCCTACCTCCGCAGCCACGTGCGCAGTGGTGGGAAAGCATTCCAATTGTTCGACAGTTGGGTCGGTGCTCTTGCACCACGCGATTTCGAGAAGTATGTGTTACCGACAGTTTCTCGTATTTTTTCCGAATTATCTGATCTTGATGTACCAAAAATATACTTCCCTGGCGTAAGCTCTGGAGAATTGCTACCGAGTCTTACGAATCTTCAAGCGGATGTAATCGGGTTGGACTGGCGTGTAAGCTTGTCTGAAGGTCGACGTAGAACGGGCAGAAAGTTTGCGATTCAAGGAAACTTAGATCCGTATTTACTTACAGCGCCGATGGACGTCTTGAAGGATCATGCGAAACAACTGATCGATGAAGGTGTGCGTGAGCCAGGTTACATCTTTAATCTGGGTCATGGATTATTCCCGGAGGCTTCTTTAGACAAGCTTAGAGAATTGACGGAATATATTCACGATTATTCACAGGAAGTATTGAAAGAATCAGCCAAGCTGCCTATTAAATCTTAA
- the hemH gene encoding ferrochelatase has protein sequence MTAKIGVLVMSYGTPKSLEDVEAYYTHIRRGNPPSAEQLKELTDRYEAIVGGVFPLRENTDRQVEALQVALNADKAGADVEFVCYQGLKHAYPFIEDGVEAMAKDGITQAVGVVLAPHFSSMSVGGYIKRAQEKADACKIDMGFVESYHMHPVLIDVLSRRVTAKMDQYIEAGATRDEIRVLFSAHSLPERILSMGDPYRDQLLETSKAIADQVGITNWQFTWQSAGRTAEPWLGPDILDTLGQLSKEQVEYVLVAPIGFVSDHLEVLYDLDIEATAVASELDMRLMRIESLNSDPAYMSVLSDVVRTRLNQMTAGQS, from the coding sequence GTGACAGCAAAAATAGGTGTTCTCGTCATGTCGTATGGCACTCCTAAAAGCTTAGAAGACGTTGAAGCTTATTACACACATATTCGGCGAGGCAATCCGCCGTCAGCGGAGCAACTTAAAGAATTAACAGATCGCTACGAAGCGATAGTCGGGGGCGTATTCCCGCTGCGGGAGAACACAGACCGTCAAGTAGAAGCATTACAAGTAGCACTAAACGCGGATAAAGCTGGGGCGGATGTTGAATTTGTCTGCTATCAAGGGTTGAAGCATGCCTATCCGTTTATTGAGGACGGCGTAGAGGCTATGGCGAAGGACGGCATTACCCAAGCGGTCGGTGTTGTACTTGCCCCTCACTTTTCAAGCATGAGCGTGGGAGGCTACATCAAACGTGCTCAGGAAAAAGCTGATGCATGTAAGATCGACATGGGTTTTGTGGAGAGCTACCATATGCATCCTGTATTGATCGATGTTCTAAGCCGGAGAGTGACGGCGAAAATGGATCAATATATCGAAGCCGGCGCTACTCGCGATGAGATACGGGTATTATTTAGCGCTCATAGTCTTCCGGAACGTATTCTGTCTATGGGTGATCCTTATAGGGATCAACTACTGGAGACCTCAAAGGCTATTGCAGATCAAGTGGGGATAACCAATTGGCAGTTTACATGGCAAAGCGCAGGACGGACGGCTGAACCATGGCTTGGACCGGATATCCTGGATACACTCGGGCAGCTTAGTAAGGAACAAGTAGAGTATGTTCTAGTAGCGCCAATCGGGTTCGTATCCGATCATTTAGAAGTGCTGTATGATCTCGATATCGAGGCAACAGCCGTAGCTTCAGAGCTTGATATGCGTCTTATGCGGATTGAATCACTGAACAGCGATCCTGCTTACATGTCCGTATTGAGCGACGTCGTTCGTACAAGACTGAATCAAATGACGGCCGGACAGTCATGA
- the hemG gene encoding protoporphyrinogen oxidase produces the protein MTGPSRRIVIIGGGLSGLSAAFYIRKFYKEAGMKPDIVLLEKDKTLGGKIETLHRDGFVIEKGPDSFLASKTEMIDLAKELELDHELVNTNSKAEMNYILQRDKLHPMPSGLVLGIPTELKPFLSSGLVSFGGKIRALMDLILPPKRSSEDESLGQLIERRLGTEVMENLTEPLLTGLYAGDIRKVSLQATFPQLGEVERQYGSLIRGIITERKSTKTNKSTKSSTFLTFRKGLQSLVHGLIHELHDVEQRTEAAVVSIHATETKSPRYELELENGERLLADEIYITTPNSFAAKLLRPHVDVSALDAVNYVSVANLVMAFNKKDIEIDDDGSGFLVPRKEGRNITACTWMSTKWPHTSPDDKVLMRCHVGRSGDEQNVQLPDEALTELVSKDLREIMGITAKPIFTEITRSEHSMPQYPVGHLGNLSKFHRELETTLPGIYVFGAGYDGVAMPDCVKQAKLTAQSAAKRITN, from the coding sequence ATGACTGGTCCCTCTAGGCGAATTGTTATCATAGGCGGTGGGCTGAGTGGACTCAGCGCCGCCTTTTACATTCGTAAGTTTTACAAAGAAGCTGGCATGAAACCTGATATTGTACTGTTAGAGAAAGACAAGACACTTGGCGGGAAGATCGAAACATTACACCGGGATGGATTTGTGATTGAGAAAGGTCCGGATTCTTTTTTAGCTAGTAAAACAGAGATGATCGATCTGGCTAAGGAATTGGAGCTGGATCACGAACTGGTGAACACAAATTCAAAGGCAGAGATGAACTATATACTGCAGCGTGACAAGCTTCATCCTATGCCTTCCGGTCTTGTGCTTGGAATCCCTACGGAACTCAAACCATTTTTATCAAGTGGACTGGTTTCATTTGGTGGCAAAATACGCGCGCTGATGGATTTAATTCTTCCTCCTAAGCGGAGTAGTGAAGATGAATCCCTCGGCCAGCTGATTGAGCGTCGTTTAGGTACAGAAGTGATGGAGAATTTGACCGAACCGCTATTAACCGGTCTGTATGCAGGTGATATACGCAAAGTCAGCCTACAGGCTACCTTTCCGCAATTAGGAGAAGTAGAGCGGCAGTATGGTAGTCTTATTCGTGGAATCATTACAGAGCGGAAGTCGACCAAGACAAATAAGAGCACAAAGAGCAGCACTTTTCTGACATTTCGAAAAGGACTACAAAGTCTCGTGCATGGCTTGATTCATGAACTACATGATGTAGAACAGCGAACCGAAGCTGCGGTGGTCTCTATACATGCTACAGAAACTAAATCTCCTCGTTATGAGCTAGAGCTGGAAAATGGCGAACGACTGCTTGCTGATGAAATATATATCACTACACCAAATTCGTTTGCCGCCAAACTTCTGCGTCCTCATGTGGATGTTTCAGCGCTCGATGCGGTAAATTATGTTTCGGTTGCGAACTTAGTCATGGCCTTCAACAAGAAGGATATCGAAATTGATGATGATGGATCAGGTTTTCTTGTGCCACGTAAGGAAGGACGCAATATTACCGCCTGTACGTGGATGTCTACGAAGTGGCCGCATACGAGTCCAGATGATAAAGTGCTTATGCGCTGTCATGTAGGTCGTTCAGGTGATGAGCAGAATGTTCAGCTTCCGGATGAGGCACTTACCGAGCTAGTGAGTAAGGATTTGCGAGAGATCATGGGCATTACAGCGAAACCCATATTCACGGAAATTACGCGTTCGGAACATTCGATGCCGCAGTATCCTGTTGGACATCTTGGGAACCTCTCTAAATTCCATAGGGAACTTGAGACAACTCTTCCTGGGATATATGTCTTTGGAGCTGGATATGATGGGGTGGCAATGCCCGATTGTGTCAAGCAGGCCAAGCTTACAGCACAAAGCGCTGCTAAGCGTATAACGAATTAG
- a CDS encoding CapA family protein — MYPPRSRSRQKNKHKSKRKSRTAWMWINAGLLLMITVALSYSFMDDKFKGSSEPPPVAQVTASPTPDITAQETASIAVVTPEATESPFPSPTVAPEATPTPDPESEESIETQAPEATATPSTDEGSSQIADNGSVSGLPSEDNASGKTVTLNFGGDVIFSGKAGELLEKKGYDYSYAALNGMFKKDDLTVVNLETPVTTGGVGAVNKQYVFKGAPKALDALKAAGVDAVNMANNHTLDQGEQGLRDTLSHLSERGIPYVGAGLNSKEAFSAQYFERKGIKIALLGFTRVIPTNDWMARKNKPGLASVYDSREGLKAIAAAKQKADLVVVVVHWGKERVEQFDNIQQSLGRSFVDAGADLVIGGHPHVLQGVEPYKGKWIAYSTGNFIFTRSTVPATWETAVFQAECSKKGQCSLQLKPMTAELAQPVPMNEVNGQLLLKKVEGLSAGRVKIDSDGRVTQVTK; from the coding sequence ATGTATCCGCCGCGATCGCGTTCTAGACAGAAGAACAAACATAAGAGCAAACGTAAGAGCAGAACGGCCTGGATGTGGATCAATGCAGGTCTTCTTCTGATGATTACTGTAGCGCTCAGCTATAGTTTTATGGATGACAAATTCAAGGGAAGTTCGGAGCCGCCTCCGGTGGCGCAAGTCACAGCTTCACCTACACCGGATATTACTGCTCAGGAGACAGCATCTATAGCAGTTGTAACGCCTGAAGCTACTGAGTCTCCTTTCCCTTCTCCTACGGTAGCCCCAGAGGCCACACCTACACCGGATCCAGAGAGTGAAGAGAGTATTGAAACACAGGCGCCTGAGGCAACTGCGACCCCTTCGACGGATGAAGGTAGCTCCCAAATAGCAGACAATGGTTCAGTCTCTGGACTTCCATCGGAAGATAACGCTTCTGGGAAGACAGTGACCTTGAATTTTGGTGGAGATGTTATTTTTTCTGGTAAAGCCGGGGAACTGCTTGAGAAGAAAGGCTACGATTATTCGTATGCCGCTCTGAATGGAATGTTTAAGAAGGACGATCTTACGGTCGTGAATCTGGAGACACCTGTGACCACGGGTGGGGTTGGCGCCGTCAATAAGCAGTATGTATTCAAAGGCGCGCCGAAGGCACTGGATGCTCTTAAGGCAGCCGGAGTGGATGCTGTAAATATGGCGAACAACCATACACTGGATCAAGGGGAGCAAGGTTTACGAGACACACTTAGCCACCTTTCGGAAAGAGGAATTCCCTATGTTGGTGCAGGACTGAACAGTAAAGAAGCATTCTCAGCACAATATTTTGAACGTAAAGGGATTAAGATCGCCTTGTTAGGGTTCACGCGGGTAATTCCTACAAATGATTGGATGGCTAGAAAGAATAAACCGGGACTTGCTTCTGTGTATGATAGTAGAGAAGGACTTAAAGCTATCGCTGCAGCCAAACAAAAAGCCGATTTGGTTGTCGTAGTTGTCCATTGGGGCAAGGAACGGGTAGAGCAGTTCGATAATATCCAGCAGTCACTCGGACGTAGCTTTGTCGATGCGGGAGCCGATCTTGTCATTGGCGGTCACCCACATGTGTTGCAAGGTGTAGAGCCGTACAAAGGTAAATGGATCGCCTACAGCACTGGTAATTTTATTTTTACGAGATCAACGGTACCTGCCACGTGGGAAACTGCTGTTTTTCAGGCGGAATGTAGTAAAAAAGGTCAATGTTCATTACAGCTGAAGCCTATGACTGCTGAGTTAGCTCAGCCCGTACCGATGAACGAAGTAAACGGACAGCTTTTGCTGAAAAAAGTTGAAGGCTTATCTGCAGGGCGAGTGAAAATAGACAGCGACGGTAGAGTCACTCAAGTTACAAAATAG
- a CDS encoding glycerophosphodiester phosphodiesterase family protein, with translation MMNNLCVAHRGFSGKAPENTLGAIRMAIAMPFVHWMEMDVQLTKDGVPVVIHDYTLDRTTNGHGKVKNMDWEHIRRLDAGSWKGRSFRGERVPSLEEVLSLATGRLRLNIELKTVGDMYPGIEQKVTDLISSKGMRDEVILTSFDTGVLKKIKEIDPRFRTGLIFDSRFGNPARRLHELECSLLSISFSRLNPRLAKLLTEQGVKIMAWTVNKGKEMRRLADMHSDIMICTNRPDIWSDTFLKV, from the coding sequence ATGATGAACAATTTGTGTGTAGCCCATCGGGGATTTTCCGGTAAAGCTCCGGAGAATACATTAGGAGCTATCCGGATGGCGATTGCCATGCCTTTTGTGCACTGGATGGAAATGGATGTCCAGCTCACCAAGGACGGTGTTCCTGTTGTCATTCATGACTATACACTGGACCGTACGACCAATGGTCATGGTAAGGTGAAGAACATGGATTGGGAACATATCCGGCGTCTCGACGCGGGTAGCTGGAAAGGGCGTTCATTTCGGGGAGAACGGGTGCCTTCTTTGGAAGAGGTACTCTCACTAGCCACTGGTAGACTGCGTCTGAATATTGAACTGAAAACAGTGGGCGACATGTATCCTGGCATTGAGCAGAAGGTGACGGATCTTATTTCCTCCAAAGGCATGCGGGACGAAGTGATCTTGACCTCTTTTGACACAGGTGTGTTGAAAAAAATCAAGGAAATAGATCCCCGCTTTCGAACAGGATTGATCTTTGATTCAAGGTTTGGTAATCCTGCTCGGAGGTTGCATGAACTGGAGTGCTCTCTTCTATCGATCAGCTTCTCGCGTCTGAATCCCAGATTGGCTAAGCTTTTGACTGAGCAAGGTGTGAAGATTATGGCTTGGACCGTGAACAAAGGGAAAGAGATGCGTCGCTTAGCAGATATGCATTCTGATATAATGATTTGTACAAACCGTCCGGATATATGGAGCGATACATTTCTAAAAGTATAA
- a CDS encoding fumarylacetoacetate hydrolase family protein, producing the protein MCAAVNNLYCVGRNYKLHAAELGNNVPVEPLIFLKPSHAAVSLDKAVIQLPKDSGQVHYEGELVLRIARDYVPGMSVEDLVDVMALGLDFTLRDLHNDLQKKGLPWTSAKGFKNAAPLTPYIAFPDKEELEGTDFTVLKNGVEVQRGNVKNMIFSLQKIVDFIAARYGLGKDDVIFTGTPEGVGPTVSGDSFELYWGDKLMGACLIG; encoded by the coding sequence GTGTGCGCTGCTGTTAATAATTTATATTGTGTTGGACGCAACTACAAGCTACATGCGGCGGAATTGGGAAATAATGTACCCGTGGAGCCACTCATTTTCTTGAAGCCCTCACATGCGGCGGTTTCCCTCGATAAAGCAGTCATTCAGCTTCCTAAGGATTCAGGTCAGGTTCATTATGAAGGTGAACTTGTGCTTCGTATTGCTCGTGATTATGTCCCGGGTATGAGCGTGGAGGATCTGGTAGACGTTATGGCCCTGGGACTGGATTTCACACTACGCGATTTGCATAATGATCTGCAGAAGAAAGGCCTACCTTGGACGTCAGCTAAAGGGTTTAAGAATGCTGCTCCACTCACACCTTACATTGCGTTTCCTGACAAGGAAGAGCTGGAAGGAACGGATTTCACGGTCTTGAAAAATGGTGTTGAAGTACAGCGTGGTAATGTCAAAAACATGATTTTTTCGCTCCAAAAAATTGTCGATTTTATCGCTGCGCGTTACGGGCTGGGTAAAGACGATGTGATATTTACAGGAACACCAGAAGGCGTAGGTCCTACCGTATCAGGAGATTCCTTTGAGTTGTACTGGGGTGACAAACTGATGGGGGCTTGCCTGATCGGTTAA